In the Deinococcus apachensis DSM 19763 genome, one interval contains:
- a CDS encoding DUF6714 family protein, producing MTEAENLRTRIRRAFTDVTLGGGVTLREARVLDRYGSFRERERARALDFQGPWWEVSGEDLEMHRPFSFLDAVGFAYYAPAYLTHVLSHDPLYATDTADTVLLGLWPRYSVARFGGITAEQAAVIAAYLEYAETQDPILECRAAVYTDAWVYWARRAQHP from the coding sequence ATGACTGAAGCCGAGAACCTTCGCACCCGTATCCGCCGGGCGTTCACGGACGTGACACTGGGTGGGGGGGTAACCCTCCGCGAGGCGCGGGTGCTCGACCGGTACGGTTCGTTTCGGGAGCGGGAGCGGGCCCGCGCCCTCGACTTCCAGGGGCCGTGGTGGGAGGTGTCGGGCGAGGATCTCGAGATGCACCGTCCGTTCAGTTTTCTGGACGCGGTAGGTTTCGCGTACTACGCGCCCGCGTACCTGACGCATGTGCTCTCGCACGACCCGCTGTATGCCACGGACACAGCCGACACGGTGTTGCTCGGTCTGTGGCCCCGGTACAGCGTTGCGAGGTTCGGGGGAATCACCGCCGAGCAGGCGGCCGTGATCGCCGCTTACCTCGAGTACGCCGAGACGCAGGACCCCATTCTGGAGTGCCGTGCAGCCGTGTATACGGACGCCTGGGTGTACTGGGCCCGGCGTGCGCAGCACCCGTGA